The Pelobates fuscus isolate aPelFus1 chromosome 2, aPelFus1.pri, whole genome shotgun sequence genome has a segment encoding these proteins:
- the LOC134586280 gene encoding late histone H2B.L4-like, whose amino-acid sequence MKNSQYGNKEDTSSPSTSSLPQTIKRRRTDSFSMYIQKVMKEVNPDLSISSTATKEVEKLVKDILEVIAGQAGRLVRYKKQHTLSQKDLEMAVCFILPGQMAKYAMYEGNKATIIYKLLHKI is encoded by the coding sequence ATGAAGAATTCGCAATATGGAAACAAGGAAGATACTAGCTCTCCATCAACAAGCAGCCTTCCCCAAACAATAAAGAGGCGCAGGACAGATTCATTTTCCATGTACATCCAAAAGGTGATGAAAGAGGTGAACCCAGATCTAAGCATCTCCTCCACAGCCACGAAAGAGGTGGAAAAACTTGTCAAAGACATCTTGGAGGTAATTGCTGGCCAGGCAGGCCGATTGGTTCGCTATAAGAAGCAACATACACTGTCGCAAAAAGATCTTGAAATGGCAGTTTGTTTTATACTTCCTGGGCAGATGGCAAAGTATGCCATGTATGAAGGCAACAAGGCTACTATAATTTACAAGCTTTTGCACAAGATCTGA